A single window of Pseudomonas benzenivorans DNA harbors:
- a CDS encoding TraR/DksA family transcriptional regulator, producing the protein MPAFDPRAALDALLAEYSARANAIRRDLGRSHSPDFAEQALQRQNDEVLEALLAEAELALRQVGLAKLRLAEGRYGECVECGEPIEPARLQALPAAEHCLQCAERK; encoded by the coding sequence ATGCCCGCCTTCGATCCCCGTGCGGCGCTCGATGCGTTGTTAGCCGAGTACAGTGCGCGGGCCAACGCCATCCGCCGGGACCTGGGACGCAGCCATTCCCCGGATTTCGCCGAGCAGGCGCTGCAGCGGCAGAACGATGAGGTGCTCGAGGCGCTGCTGGCCGAGGCCGAGTTGGCGCTGCGTCAGGTCGGTCTGGCCAAGTTGCGCCTGGCCGAGGGCCGCTATGGCGAGTGCGTGGAATGTGGTGAGCCTATCGAACCGGCGCGCCTGCAGGCGTTGCCCGCCGCGGAGCACTGCCTGCAATGCGCCGAGCGCAAGTGA
- a CDS encoding TIGR00645 family protein, with translation MERFIENAMYASRWLLAPIYFGLSLALLALALKFFQEVFHILPNVFAMAEADLILVLLSLIDMALVGGLLVMVMISGYENFVSQLDIDEGKEKLSWLGKMDSGSLKMKVAASIVAISSIHLLKVFMNAQNIDDSKLMWYVIIHMAFVLSAFSMGYLDKLTKHDH, from the coding sequence ATGGAACGCTTTATCGAAAACGCGATGTACGCCTCGCGCTGGCTGCTGGCCCCCATCTACTTCGGCCTGTCCCTGGCCCTGCTGGCGCTGGCGTTGAAGTTCTTTCAGGAAGTCTTCCACATCCTGCCCAATGTCTTTGCCATGGCAGAGGCCGATTTGATTCTGGTGCTGCTGTCGCTGATCGACATGGCCCTGGTCGGCGGTTTGCTGGTGATGGTGATGATTTCCGGTTACGAGAACTTCGTCTCCCAGCTGGACATCGACGAAGGCAAGGAGAAGCTCAGCTGGCTGGGCAAGATGGACTCCGGCTCGCTGAAGATGAAGGTGGCGGCCTCCATCGTGGCGATCTCCTCGATCCACCTGCTCAAGGTGTTCATGAATGCGCAGAACATCGATGACAGCAAGCTGATGTGGTACGTGATCATCCATATGGCCTTTGTGCTTTCGGCCTTCTCCATGGGCTACCTGGACAAGCTGACCAAGCACGACCACTGA
- a CDS encoding RtcB family protein, producing the protein MKNSAPEILQAASGKPIKLWAQGVPVEQEARQQLLKTAQMPFIFKHLAVMPDVHLGKGSTIGSVIPTVGAIIPAAVGVDIGCGMIATRTSLQADDLPDNLHGLRRAIEQAVPHGKTFGRHDQGAWSEVPASADQAWRALAGRFKAITDKYPRLEKTNNRQHLGTLGGGNHFIEVCLDEADRVWFMLHSGSRGVGNAIGTQFIQLAQADMRQHLANLPHRDLAYFEEGSRHFADYVEAVGWAQDYARQNRALMMQAVIGAARRLLGRPFEASLEAVNCHHNYVQKERHFGQEVLVTRKGALSAQQGELGIIPGSMGAKSFIVRGLGNQEAFCSCSHGAGRSMSRTEAKKRFGVADQVRATAHVECRKDKDVIDEIPMAYKDIDLVMAAQRDLVEVVHTLRQVVCVKG; encoded by the coding sequence ATGAAAAACAGCGCCCCAGAGATCCTTCAAGCCGCCAGCGGCAAGCCGATCAAGCTCTGGGCCCAGGGCGTGCCGGTCGAGCAGGAGGCGCGCCAGCAGTTGCTCAAGACTGCGCAAATGCCGTTCATCTTCAAGCACCTGGCGGTGATGCCCGACGTGCACCTGGGCAAGGGTTCGACCATCGGCAGCGTGATTCCCACCGTCGGCGCGATCATCCCGGCCGCGGTCGGCGTGGACATCGGCTGCGGCATGATCGCCACCCGCACCTCACTGCAGGCCGACGACCTGCCGGACAACCTGCACGGCCTGCGCCGCGCCATCGAGCAGGCCGTGCCCCACGGCAAGACCTTCGGTCGCCACGACCAGGGCGCCTGGAGCGAGGTGCCGGCCAGCGCCGACCAGGCCTGGCGTGCCCTGGCCGGACGTTTCAAGGCGATCACCGACAAGTACCCGCGCCTGGAGAAGACCAACAACCGCCAGCACCTCGGCACCCTGGGCGGCGGCAACCACTTCATCGAGGTCTGCCTGGACGAGGCCGACCGGGTCTGGTTCATGCTGCACAGCGGCTCGCGCGGGGTCGGCAATGCCATCGGCACCCAGTTCATTCAGCTGGCCCAGGCGGACATGCGCCAGCACCTGGCCAACCTGCCGCACCGGGACCTGGCCTACTTCGAGGAAGGCAGCCGGCATTTCGCCGACTATGTCGAGGCCGTGGGCTGGGCCCAGGACTACGCCAGGCAGAACCGCGCGCTGATGATGCAGGCGGTCATAGGCGCCGCGCGCCGGCTGCTGGGTCGACCGTTCGAGGCCAGCCTGGAGGCGGTCAACTGCCACCACAACTATGTACAGAAGGAGCGCCACTTCGGTCAGGAGGTGCTGGTCACCCGCAAGGGCGCGCTGTCGGCGCAGCAGGGTGAGCTGGGCATCATTCCCGGCTCGATGGGTGCCAAGAGCTTCATCGTCCGCGGCCTCGGCAACCAGGAGGCATTCTGCTCCTGCAGCCATGGCGCCGGGCGCAGCATGAGCCGCACCGAGGCGAAGAAACGCTTCGGCGTGGCCGATCAGGTGCGCGCCACCGCCCATGTCGAGTGCCGCAAGGACAAGGACGTGATCGACGAGATCCCCATGGCCTACAAGGACATCGACCTTGTGATGGCCGCCCAGCGCGACCTGGTGGAAGTGGTGCATACCCTGCGCCAGGTGGTCTGCGTCAAGGGCTAA
- a CDS encoding PA4575 family protein: protein MPRNLCLTRQCLGLVTRIECVVLPLAGENGLWTLICAAGISGEQPSAIKAQGPFYGPVVAEGVLSGIAESLAVQGYDECTEMMIWRLHIQAELRRLNGERCRHQGNYQFRPET from the coding sequence ATGCCGCGTAACCTCTGCCTCACTCGTCAATGCCTGGGCCTGGTCACCCGTATCGAATGCGTGGTACTGCCTCTGGCCGGTGAGAATGGACTCTGGACGCTGATCTGTGCCGCCGGAATTTCCGGCGAACAACCCTCCGCCATCAAGGCGCAAGGCCCGTTCTATGGGCCTGTTGTGGCCGAAGGGGTGCTCAGCGGTATCGCCGAAAGCCTAGCCGTGCAAGGCTACGACGAATGCACCGAAATGATGATCTGGCGCTTGCATATTCAAGCCGAGTTGCGCCGCTTGAACGGCGAGCGCTGCCGTCATCAGGGCAATTACCAGTTTCGTCCGGAAACCTGA
- a CDS encoding PA4570 family protein, which produces MTYLIDAWLDRPQPYLRIVNRQPGETCALLDEDALQELRDLGDLDLQELSCNEPLVLKELVRSLFLFCYSRALRP; this is translated from the coding sequence ATGACCTACCTGATCGATGCCTGGCTGGATAGACCCCAGCCGTATCTGCGCATAGTGAACCGTCAACCCGGTGAGACCTGCGCCTTGCTGGACGAAGACGCCCTGCAGGAGCTGCGCGATCTGGGGGATCTCGACCTGCAGGAGCTGAGCTGTAACGAACCCCTGGTGCTCAAGGAGCTGGTCCGCAGCCTGTTCCTGTTCTGCTACTCGCGGGCCTTGCGCCCCTGA
- a CDS encoding DUF6482 family protein: MNLHDLSSHAHAGRIDELNLISIEGGIYVLEARMDGRSHSLSDGRGEVLHLRSVEHAREMLHELPKVPFNLVHAVVHDEMCGMADGSPDTVRVPISITSAW; this comes from the coding sequence ATGAACCTGCACGACCTGTCCTCCCACGCCCATGCCGGGCGCATCGACGAACTCAATCTGATCTCCATCGAGGGCGGCATCTACGTGCTCGAGGCGCGCATGGATGGTCGTTCGCACTCGCTCAGCGATGGGCGCGGCGAGGTGCTGCACCTGCGCTCGGTCGAACACGCCCGGGAGATGCTGCATGAGCTGCCCAAGGTGCCCTTCAATCTGGTGCATGCGGTGGTGCACGACGAGATGTGCGGCATGGCGGATGGCAGTCCCGACACCGTGCGCGTGCCGATCTCGATAACTTCTGCCTGGTGA
- a CDS encoding FKBP-type peptidyl-prolyl cis-trans isomerase, giving the protein MSELNLSTDETRVSYGIGRQLGGQLRDNPPPGVSLEAILAGLTDAFGGQPSRVSEADMAASFKVIREVMQAEAQAKAEAAAGAGKAFLAENAKRDGITVLASGLQYEVLSTGEGAVPTREDTIRAHYHGTLVDGTVFDSSYERGQPAEFPVGGVIAGWTEALQLMNAGSKWRLYVPSELAYGAQGVGSIPPHSTLVFDVELLDVL; this is encoded by the coding sequence ATGTCCGAACTCAATCTCTCAACTGACGAAACCCGCGTCAGCTACGGCATCGGTCGTCAGCTCGGCGGCCAGCTGCGTGACAACCCGCCGCCGGGTGTGAGCCTCGAGGCCATTCTGGCCGGACTGACCGATGCGTTCGGCGGTCAGCCGAGCCGCGTCAGCGAGGCCGATATGGCGGCCAGCTTCAAGGTCATCCGCGAGGTCATGCAGGCCGAAGCTCAGGCCAAGGCCGAAGCAGCCGCTGGTGCCGGCAAGGCCTTCCTCGCCGAGAACGCCAAGCGCGACGGCATCACCGTGCTGGCCTCCGGTCTGCAGTACGAGGTGCTGAGCACCGGCGAAGGCGCGGTACCGACCCGCGAAGACACCATCCGCGCCCACTACCACGGCACCCTGGTTGACGGCACCGTGTTCGACAGCTCTTACGAGCGTGGCCAGCCGGCCGAGTTTCCGGTCGGTGGCGTGATCGCCGGCTGGACCGAAGCCCTGCAGCTGATGAATGCCGGCAGCAAGTGGCGCCTGTACGTGCCGAGCGAACTGGCCTACGGCGCCCAGGGCGTCGGCAGCATCCCGCCGCACAGCACCCTGGTGTTCGACGTCGAGCTGCTGGACGTCCTCTAA
- a CDS encoding Lon protease family protein gives MPDSVAAHLRLAPDALTRPFSATQFNFATTDDLEPFRGVLGQERAVEALQFGVAMPRPGYNVFVMGEPGTGRFSFAKRYLKAEAKRLATPSDWVYVNHFDEPREPRALELPAGSAGEFIADINLLIDNLLATFPAVFEHPSYQQKKSVIDRAFNKRYDQALDVIERLALERGVALYRDSSNIAFTPMLEGKALDEAEFAQLPEAERERFHADIAALEERLNEELASLPQWKRESNNQLRQLNEETITVALQPLLSPLSEKYAENAGVCAYLQALQVNLLKTVVDQLVEVDKADVQTRKLLEEQYCPSLVVGHHVDGGAPVVFESHPTYDNLFGRIEYNNDQGAIYTSYRQLRPGALHRANGGFLILEAEKMLGEPFVWDALKRALHSRQLKMESPLGDLGRIATVTLNPQVIPLQIKVVIIGARQLYYALQDHDPDFQEMFRVLVDFDEDIPLGDESLEQFAQLMKTRTSEEGMAPLTAAAVARLATYSARLAEHQGRLSARIGDLFQLVSEADFIRQLANEPVTEVGHIERALKAKATRTGRVSARIIDDMLAGIILIDTTGAAVGKCNGLTVLEVGDSAFGVPARISATVYPGGSGIVDIEREVNLGQPIHSKGVMILTGYMGSRYAQEFPLEISASIALEQSYGYVDGDSASLGEVCTLISALSRTPLKQCFAITGSINQFGEVQAVGGVNEKIEGFFRLCEARGLTGEQGVIIPHSNVTTLMLDERVLQAVSAGRFHIYAVRQVDEALSLLVGEDAGTPNAEGQFPAGSVNARVVERLREIAEIDLSEEPKAEETKELEAAPVKEKKPREKKPAA, from the coding sequence ATGCCTGATTCCGTTGCTGCCCATCTGCGGCTAGCGCCCGATGCTCTAACCCGTCCCTTCTCCGCCACCCAGTTCAACTTCGCCACCACTGATGATCTCGAGCCCTTTCGCGGCGTGCTGGGCCAGGAGCGGGCGGTCGAGGCGCTGCAGTTCGGCGTGGCGATGCCGCGCCCGGGCTACAACGTGTTCGTCATGGGCGAGCCCGGCACCGGTCGGTTTTCCTTCGCCAAGCGCTACCTCAAGGCCGAGGCCAAGCGCCTGGCCACGCCGAGCGACTGGGTCTACGTCAACCACTTCGACGAGCCGCGCGAGCCGCGGGCGCTGGAGTTGCCTGCCGGCAGCGCAGGCGAGTTCATCGCCGACATCAACCTGCTGATCGACAACCTGCTGGCGACCTTTCCGGCGGTGTTCGAGCACCCGTCCTACCAGCAGAAGAAGAGCGTCATCGATCGGGCCTTCAACAAGCGCTACGACCAGGCCCTGGATGTGATCGAGCGACTGGCCCTGGAGCGCGGTGTGGCCCTGTACCGCGACAGCAGCAATATCGCCTTCACCCCGATGCTCGAGGGCAAGGCCCTGGACGAGGCGGAGTTCGCCCAGCTGCCGGAGGCCGAGCGCGAGCGTTTTCACGCCGACATCGCCGCCCTCGAGGAGCGCCTCAACGAAGAGCTGGCCAGCCTGCCGCAGTGGAAGCGCGAGTCGAACAACCAGCTGCGCCAGCTCAACGAGGAAACCATCACCGTTGCCCTGCAGCCCCTGCTGTCGCCGCTGTCGGAAAAATACGCGGAGAATGCCGGCGTCTGCGCCTACCTGCAGGCGCTGCAGGTCAACCTGCTGAAGACCGTGGTCGATCAGTTGGTCGAGGTGGACAAGGCCGACGTACAGACCCGCAAGCTGCTCGAGGAGCAGTACTGCCCGAGTCTGGTGGTGGGCCATCACGTTGACGGCGGTGCGCCGGTGGTCTTCGAGTCGCACCCGACCTACGACAACCTGTTCGGCCGCATCGAGTACAACAACGATCAGGGCGCGATTTACACCAGCTACCGCCAGCTGCGGCCCGGCGCCTTGCACCGGGCCAATGGCGGCTTCCTGATCCTCGAAGCGGAGAAGATGCTCGGTGAGCCGTTCGTCTGGGACGCGCTCAAGCGTGCACTGCATTCGCGCCAGCTGAAGATGGAGTCGCCCCTGGGCGATCTCGGCCGTATCGCCACCGTGACCCTCAACCCGCAGGTGATTCCGCTGCAGATCAAGGTGGTGATCATCGGCGCCCGCCAGCTGTATTACGCGCTGCAGGATCACGATCCGGACTTCCAGGAGATGTTTCGCGTTCTGGTCGATTTCGACGAGGACATCCCCCTGGGCGACGAGAGCCTGGAGCAGTTCGCCCAGCTGATGAAGACCCGTACCTCGGAGGAGGGCATGGCGCCGCTGACGGCCGCCGCGGTGGCGCGCCTGGCGACCTACAGCGCGCGCCTGGCTGAGCACCAGGGGCGACTGTCGGCGCGTATCGGCGACCTGTTCCAGCTGGTCAGCGAGGCCGACTTCATCCGTCAGCTGGCCAACGAGCCGGTGACCGAGGTAGGCCACATCGAGCGCGCGCTGAAGGCCAAGGCCACCCGCACCGGCCGGGTCTCGGCGCGGATCATCGACGACATGCTGGCCGGCATCATCCTGATCGACACCACTGGCGCGGCGGTCGGCAAGTGCAACGGCCTGACCGTGCTGGAGGTCGGCGACTCGGCCTTCGGGGTGCCGGCGCGCATCTCCGCCACCGTCTACCCGGGCGGCTCGGGCATCGTCGACATCGAACGCGAGGTCAACCTGGGCCAGCCGATCCACTCCAAGGGGGTGATGATCCTCACCGGTTACATGGGCAGTCGCTACGCCCAGGAGTTTCCCCTGGAAATCTCCGCGAGCATCGCCCTGGAGCAGTCCTACGGCTATGTCGATGGCGACAGCGCTTCCCTCGGCGAGGTCTGCACGCTGATCTCGGCCCTGTCACGCACGCCGCTCAAGCAGTGCTTCGCCATCACCGGCTCGATCAACCAGTTCGGCGAGGTGCAGGCGGTTGGCGGGGTCAACGAGAAGATCGAGGGCTTCTTCCGCCTGTGCGAGGCCCGCGGCCTGACCGGTGAACAGGGGGTGATCATTCCCCATTCCAACGTCACCACCCTGATGCTCGACGAGCGGGTGCTGCAGGCGGTAAGCGCCGGGCGCTTCCACATCTACGCGGTGCGCCAGGTCGACGAGGCGCTAAGCCTGCTGGTCGGCGAGGATGCCGGTACGCCGAATGCCGAGGGCCAGTTCCCGGCCGGCAGCGTCAATGCCCGGGTGGTCGAGCGTCTGCGTGAGATCGCCGAGATCGACCTGAGCGAAGAGCCCAAGGCCGAGGAGACGAAGGAGTTGGAAGCCGCACCGGTGAAGGAGAAGAAGCCGCGGGAGAAGAAGCCCGCTGCCTGA
- the ettA gene encoding energy-dependent translational throttle protein EttA — protein MAQYVYTMHRLSKVVPPKREILKNISLSFFPGAKIGVLGLNGSGKSTLLKIMAGVDQEFDGEARPMPELNVGYLPQEPQLDPSKTVREVVEEAVSVIKDAQARLDQVYAAYAEPDADFDALAAEQGKLEAILQAADGHNLERQLEVAADALRLPAWDAKVAVLSGGEKRRVALCRLLLSAPDMLLLDEPTNHLDADSVAWLEHFLHDFPGTVVAITHDRYFLDNVAGWILELDRGAGIPYEGNYSGWLEAKSARLAQESKQQSAHEKAMKEELEWVRKGAKARQSKSKARLQRFEEMQSQEFQKRSETNEIYIPVGPRLGDKVIDFVNVSKGYGDRVLIDNLSFSMPKGAIVGVIGGNGAGKSTLFRMLMGKEQPDSGSIEIGDTVQLACVDQSRDDLDGSKSVWEAVSGGSDMIKIGNYEVPSRTYVGRFNFKGGDQQKFVKDLSGGERGRLHLALTLKEGANVLLLDEPSNDLDVETLRSLEEALLDFPGAAIVISHDRWFLDRVATHILAYEDDSHIEFFEGNYTEYEADRKKRLGEAASQPHRVRHKKLA, from the coding sequence ATGGCTCAATACGTCTACACCATGCATCGGCTGAGCAAAGTTGTGCCGCCGAAGCGGGAAATCCTCAAGAACATCTCCCTGTCCTTCTTCCCGGGCGCCAAGATCGGCGTACTGGGTCTCAACGGCTCGGGCAAATCCACCCTGCTGAAGATCATGGCCGGGGTCGACCAGGAATTCGACGGCGAAGCCCGCCCGATGCCCGAGCTGAATGTCGGTTACCTGCCCCAGGAGCCGCAGCTCGACCCGAGCAAGACCGTACGCGAAGTGGTGGAAGAAGCCGTCAGCGTGATCAAGGACGCCCAGGCGCGCCTGGATCAGGTCTATGCCGCCTATGCCGAGCCGGACGCCGACTTCGACGCCCTGGCCGCCGAGCAGGGCAAGCTGGAGGCCATCCTCCAGGCCGCCGACGGCCACAACCTCGAGCGTCAGCTTGAAGTCGCCGCCGATGCCCTGCGCCTGCCGGCCTGGGATGCCAAGGTCGCCGTGCTCTCCGGTGGCGAAAAGCGCCGTGTGGCGCTGTGCCGTCTGCTGCTGTCGGCGCCGGACATGCTGCTGCTGGACGAACCGACCAACCACCTGGACGCCGACTCGGTGGCCTGGCTGGAGCACTTCCTCCACGATTTCCCGGGTACCGTGGTGGCGATCACCCACGACCGTTACTTCCTGGACAACGTCGCTGGCTGGATTCTCGAACTGGACCGCGGCGCCGGCATTCCCTACGAGGGCAACTATTCCGGCTGGCTGGAGGCCAAGTCCGCCCGCCTGGCCCAGGAATCCAAGCAGCAGTCGGCCCACGAAAAGGCCATGAAGGAAGAGCTGGAGTGGGTGCGCAAGGGCGCCAAGGCTCGCCAGTCCAAGTCCAAGGCGCGTCTGCAGCGCTTCGAGGAGATGCAGTCCCAGGAGTTCCAGAAGCGCAGCGAAACCAACGAGATCTACATCCCGGTCGGTCCGCGCCTGGGCGACAAGGTCATCGACTTCGTCAACGTCAGCAAGGGCTACGGCGACCGCGTGCTGATCGACAACCTGTCGTTCAGCATGCCGAAGGGCGCCATCGTCGGGGTGATCGGCGGCAACGGCGCCGGCAAGTCGACCCTGTTCCGCATGCTGATGGGCAAGGAGCAGCCGGATTCGGGCAGCATCGAGATCGGCGACACCGTGCAACTGGCCTGCGTCGACCAGAGCCGCGACGACCTCGACGGCAGCAAGAGCGTGTGGGAAGCGGTATCCGGTGGCTCGGACATGATCAAGATCGGCAACTATGAAGTCCCGTCGCGCACCTACGTCGGTCGCTTCAACTTCAAGGGCGGCGATCAGCAGAAGTTCGTCAAGGACCTCTCCGGCGGTGAACGCGGCCGCCTGCACCTGGCCCTGACCCTGAAGGAAGGCGCCAACGTGCTGCTGCTCGACGAACCGTCCAACGACCTCGATGTGGAAACCCTGCGTTCGCTGGAGGAGGCGCTGCTCGACTTCCCCGGCGCGGCCATCGTCATCTCCCACGATCGCTGGTTCCTCGACCGCGTCGCCACCCATATCCTGGCGTACGAAGACGACTCGCACATCGAGTTTTTCGAGGGCAACTACACCGAGTACGAGGCCGACCGCAAGAAGCGCCTCGGCGAGGCCGCCTCGCAGCCGCATCGCGTGCGGCACAAGAAACTGGCGTAG
- a CDS encoding DUF2256 domain-containing protein, with amino-acid sequence MSKADLPLKPCAVCKRPFVWCRKWVRCRAEVRYCSERCRRRRQGRG; translated from the coding sequence ATGAGCAAGGCCGATCTGCCACTAAAGCCATGCGCGGTCTGCAAGCGGCCCTTTGTCTGGTGCAGGAAGTGGGTGCGATGCCGGGCCGAGGTGCGTTACTGCTCCGAGCGCTGTCGCCGCCGGCGCCAGGGGCGCGGGTAG
- a CDS encoding cryptochrome/photolyase family protein gives MSVRRLALVLGDQLSFELPSLLALDVRRDAVLLAEVASETDYVLHHPQKIALIFSAMRHFAQALRERGFTVHYVALDDPGNTGSLPAELVRWVSRLGIDEVHLTECGEWRLEKALKDSGQAIEWHADPRFFCSRQAFAAWAKGRRQLRMEYFYREMRKAHGVLVNADHTPVGGAWNFDSQNRKSLPKGQKAPALAHFARDTITEQVLTLVGQRFAAHYGGLEAFDYPVTHGQAETLWQHFLEYALPAFGDYQDAMATDEPFLFHARISAALNIGLLDVRRLCADVEAAYWAKSVPLNAAEGFIRQLLGWREYVRGIYWMHMPDYAKRNTLGNERALPSFYWTGETGMRCMSQAIGQTLKHAYAHHIQRLMVTGNFALLAGIEPRQVCDWYLAMYMDAYDWVELPNTLGMVMHADGGYLGSKPYCASGQYIKRMSDYCGDCAYRVSESTGERACPFNALYWHFLMRHRERLAGNQRLGMVYRNLDRMTTAKREALWQRGEQLLARLDAGETL, from the coding sequence GTGAGCGTGCGCCGACTCGCCTTGGTGCTGGGCGATCAGCTGTCGTTCGAATTGCCCAGCCTGTTGGCCCTGGATGTCCGGCGCGACGCCGTTCTGCTGGCCGAGGTCGCCAGCGAAACTGACTATGTACTCCATCATCCGCAGAAGATCGCGCTGATTTTCAGCGCCATGCGTCACTTCGCCCAGGCGCTGCGGGAACGCGGCTTCACCGTGCACTATGTGGCGCTGGATGATCCCGGTAACACTGGCTCCCTTCCCGCTGAGCTCGTGCGCTGGGTGTCCAGGCTGGGCATCGATGAGGTGCACCTGACCGAGTGTGGCGAGTGGCGGCTTGAGAAGGCGCTCAAGGATTCGGGGCAAGCGATCGAGTGGCACGCCGACCCGCGCTTCTTCTGCAGTCGCCAGGCTTTTGCCGCTTGGGCCAAGGGGCGCAGGCAGCTGCGCATGGAGTACTTCTACCGGGAGATGCGCAAGGCCCATGGCGTGCTGGTGAATGCAGACCACACGCCGGTGGGCGGGGCCTGGAACTTCGACTCACAGAACCGCAAATCCTTGCCCAAGGGCCAGAAAGCGCCGGCGCTGGCGCACTTTGCCCGCGACACCATCACCGAGCAGGTGCTGACCCTGGTTGGGCAGCGTTTCGCCGCTCATTACGGAGGCCTGGAGGCATTCGACTATCCGGTGACCCATGGGCAGGCCGAGACGCTGTGGCAACACTTCCTCGAGTATGCCCTGCCAGCATTCGGCGATTATCAGGACGCCATGGCCACCGACGAGCCTTTTCTGTTCCATGCCCGGATCAGTGCTGCGCTGAACATCGGTCTGCTCGATGTGCGCCGGCTGTGCGCCGATGTCGAGGCGGCTTACTGGGCCAAGAGCGTGCCGCTCAATGCCGCCGAGGGCTTCATCCGCCAGCTGCTCGGCTGGCGTGAGTACGTGCGCGGCATCTACTGGATGCACATGCCGGACTACGCCAAGCGCAACACCTTGGGCAACGAGCGGGCGCTGCCCTCGTTCTACTGGACCGGCGAGACAGGGATGCGCTGCATGAGCCAGGCGATCGGCCAGACCCTCAAACACGCCTACGCACACCATATTCAGCGACTGATGGTGACCGGCAACTTCGCCCTGCTGGCCGGGATCGAACCCCGGCAGGTGTGCGACTGGTACCTGGCGATGTACATGGATGCCTACGACTGGGTCGAGCTGCCCAACACCCTGGGCATGGTCATGCATGCCGACGGCGGCTACCTGGGTTCCAAGCCCTACTGTGCCAGCGGCCAGTACATCAAGCGCATGTCCGACTACTGCGGCGACTGCGCCTACCGGGTGAGCGAGAGCACCGGCGAGCGGGCCTGTCCGTTCAATGCGCTGTACTGGCACTTTCTCATGCGCCACCGTGAGCGGCTCGCCGGGAATCAGCGGCTGGGCATGGTCTACCGCAACCTCGATCGGATGACTACGGCCAAGCGTGAGGCGCTTTGGCAGCGTGGCGAGCAGTTGCTGGCGCGCCTGGATGCCGGCGAGACGCTATGA
- a CDS encoding polyprenyl synthetase family protein, translating to MQPQAFYRVVADDFTAVDGIIRQQLVSRVPLVEKIGDYIISAGGKRLRPLLVLLCGKALGRDDEQLRLLAATIEFLHTATLLHDDVVDMSDMRRGRSTANAQWGNAPSVLVGDFLYSRSFEMMVELGSMPVMKILSKATRVIAEGEVLQLSKIRDASTTEDTYMEVIRGKTAMLFEASTHSAAALAGASEQQREALRTFGDHLGVAFQLVDDLLDYRGDAATLGKNVGDDLAEGKPTLPLIYTMREGTAEQAALVRQAIQKGGLENLESIRNAVEAAGALDYTAQKARDFAERAIACLDVLPAGEYRDALIELSRFAVARTH from the coding sequence ATGCAACCCCAGGCTTTCTACCGCGTGGTGGCGGACGATTTCACCGCCGTCGACGGCATCATCCGTCAGCAACTCGTCTCGCGCGTGCCGCTGGTGGAGAAAATCGGCGACTACATCATCTCCGCCGGTGGCAAGCGTCTGCGCCCGCTGCTGGTGCTGCTCTGTGGCAAGGCCCTGGGCCGCGATGACGAGCAGCTGCGCCTGCTCGCCGCCACCATCGAATTCCTGCATACCGCCACCCTGCTGCACGACGACGTGGTCGACATGTCCGACATGCGCCGCGGCCGCAGCACCGCCAACGCCCAGTGGGGCAACGCCCCCAGCGTGCTGGTCGGCGACTTCCTCTATTCGCGCTCTTTCGAGATGATGGTCGAGCTCGGCTCCATGCCGGTGATGAAGATCCTCTCCAAGGCCACCCGGGTGATCGCCGAGGGCGAGGTGCTGCAGCTGTCGAAGATTCGCGACGCCAGCACCACGGAAGACACCTATATGGAAGTCATCCGCGGCAAGACCGCCATGCTGTTCGAGGCCTCGACCCACAGCGCCGCGGCCCTGGCCGGCGCCTCGGAGCAGCAGCGCGAAGCCCTGCGCACCTTTGGCGACCACCTCGGCGTGGCCTTCCAGCTGGTCGACGACCTGCTCGATTACCGCGGCGACGCGGCCACCCTGGGCAAGAACGTCGGCGACGACCTGGCCGAAGGCAAGCCGACCCTGCCCCTGATCTACACCATGCGCGAAGGCACGGCCGAGCAGGCCGCCCTGGTGCGCCAGGCAATCCAGAAGGGTGGCCTCGAGAACCTGGAGAGCATCCGCAACGCGGTGGAAGCTGCCGGGGCACTGGACTACACCGCCCAGAAGGCACGGGATTTCGCCGAACGCGCCATTGCCTGCCTGGATGTGCTGCCCGCCGGCGAATACCGCGACGCCCTGATCGAGCTCAGCCGCTTCGCGGTCGCCCGCACCCACTGA